AAGTGCTTGCTGCTTTTGCGTGGAGAAAGGTCAACTTGTCTCGCATCGAATCACGTCCGACGAAGAAAGCACTCGGAAGCTATTATTTTGTCATCGACATTGAGCAGAAGATGGACGACGTCTTGTTGCCAGGGGCGTTTGCGGAGATTGAAGCCATTGGCTGTCAAGTTCGTCAGCTCGGGACATATCCATTTTATATGCATCAGACCAATTCCTAGAGGGATTGGTTTTTTCTTTTTCTGCTCTCTCCCAACAAAGGAATGGCGTCAAGGAGCAAAACGCCCATGACTGCATACGATGTTAGGGAGTTTGGTGCAAGGGAGGAGAAAAACATTGAGAATACACATCGTCCAAAAAGGCGATACGATGTGGAAGATCGCCAAAAGATATGGCGTCGATTACAAAGAACTGTTACGCCTTAATAGTCAATTAAAAACTCCCGATACAATTTATCCTGGAGCGAGAATCAAGATTCCGGCGAAACAAGTTCCTGTCCGACCATCGCAAAGAACGACACCCCCGCATCCAATGAGTGAGGCGGCCCCTTATGTGAAAGAAAGACCGATTACGGAAGAGGAAGAGATGGAGGTACCGCAAGAAATTGAAAGGCGGCCAATTGAGCCGGAAGAATCAGGAGAAGTGGAAATCGAATCCAGGGAGGAGACCAGACCTACTCTACCGCCGGCTCCCATTCCTACGAGACCTCCCAAAGAAATGCCAAGACCACCAGTTCCTTCTGTGTCCCCAGAGGTAGTCAGGCCAACGGTACCACCAACATTACCACCAACATTACCACCTCCACCACCAACACAGCCGATTCCAAAACCAACGGAGCCGATCGAAAAACCAATCGAGAAGCCAAGTGAAAAACCGATTGAGAAACCGATTGAGAAACCAACACCGTATAAACCACCGAACATTTCAGGGAATCCAGATGTGCAGCCTCCGGTTCCGCCTGTGCCTATACGCCCACTTATACCGACTCCACCTCCAACCAGAGTGAGCCCGTATATTTATCCACCGGCGATTCCACCGAATCAAAATGTGCCCTACATTCCATATAGACCACCGACCCAGGTCTTGCCCTTACAGCCTACACGACCGCCAGCAAATATATGCCCACCTTGCCCACAGCCGAATTATCCGCAACCACGGGTAAGTCCATTGCAACCGATGCAGCCAAACTACCCACCGCCACGGGTAAGTCCATTGCAACCGATGCAGCCAAACTACCCACCGCCACGGGTAAGTCCATTGCAACCGATGCAGCCAAACTACCCACCGCCACGGGTAAGTCCGTTGCAACCAATGCAACCAAACTATCCACCACGCGTAAGTCCATTGCAACCAATGCAACCAAACTATCCACCACGGGTAAGTCCGTTGCAACCAATGCAGCCAAACTATCCACCCCCAAGGGTGAGTCCGTTACGGCCGCAGAAGCCGTCTTCAAAGGTGAGCCCACAACAGCAGCACAAGCCACCTTCAAAAGTAAGCCCGCAACAGAAGCTGAAGCCATCGACGAGGGTAAGTCCGGAGCAAGAGCGCAGGCCAATGCCACAGGTGCGCCCATTCCCGCCATTCCCACCGTCGTTCATGCCACCATTCCCACCATTCCCACCATTTCCGCCTTGCCCACCGTGGATTAGCCCGTTTGTACCAAATCGACCGATTGTAAGTCCAGAACAAATTCGACCAATCAATCCATTTCCAATCTTCCCACCACACATCAGACCGATGCCGTTTCCTTATCCATGCCCACCACCATTTCCACCCATGCCATTAAAGCGGCCACGAGCGAAGAAGCCTGTGTGCCCGGAACCAGTTGAGTCATCATCATGTGAGTGTTCTTCTGAAGTCCGGGAGTACAGAGGCCGAAAAGGCAAGTACAATCGTTCTCCACAGGGGATTCACAATAACATGATGTTCCCGCCTTCCCCGTGTATGGCTTCCATGCCTGAACAAGGGGTTTGGCCGAACTGGGGAGATGGGCATGAAGAATCCTCTTCTTACTGAGAGGGTATGGGATGAACAAAGGAATCTTATCTACCATTGAAAAGGCTTTTCGCTGTCAAATCTACGGGGTGAAGCCGAAGCGAAACGTCAACCTGTTAAAAACAGACCGGGGGCATTGGATACTCAAAGGATATAAGCAGGTCGAAAAAGCTGTGTGGGTGACAGAGTTAGCAGATGCACTACATCAGAAGGGCTTTCATCATACGGTGCAATATGTGGCGAATCAGGAAGGGACCAAAATTTTTGCATTTGAAGACCGCCATTACACCATTATGAAAATGATTGATGGGCATGAAGCAGATAACGCTTCTCTTTTCGATGTTAAAAAAACAGCAGAGACATTGGCACGTTTTCATGTCGCAGCTCAGGGTTTTCCTATTGCTCATTCCTATGCGTATGAAGGAAAACCGCCTCTTTTAGATAAATGGGAGAGCCGCTTGGAATACTTTGAGCGTTTGATGTGGTCGATTGAACAGAAGGGACCCCAGAGCAAACTGGAGCAACTCATTTCCCAACAGGCAGATCATGTCCTTCGGGATGGCAAGGAGCTCCTGGAATCTGCCTACAAACTGCCTCTGACGCCAGAAATGTTTTTAGCCATGGAGAGGGGGACGCTCGCGCACAGAGACGTGGCGAGTCATAACTTTTTGCTTACGGAGCGAGGCAATTGCTATTTGATTGACCTTGATACAGTAGGTCATGATCTTCAGCTTGTTGACCTTGTACAATTGATGTCGCGGATGCTATTGATGCAAGAGTACCGCATGGATTCCTTTGTGGAAGCGATGGAAGCCTATAGTAATGTCAACTATTTATCTGATACGCAGATTTGGGCTGTTCATCAATTGCTTCGTTATCCGGATAATTTCTTGCGGGAGGTAACGGGCTTGTATAGTCAGCGCCCAGGTTACCACATGCGGGGTGTCATGCAACTGATCCAGATGGAAGGCAAAGTGATGGCGAATCGCCAACGCTTTTTAAACGACGGAGAACGAATTTTCTCGCGCTCTCCGTGGGGGCATTACCATTTTGTTGGATAGTCGGATAAAATAAAACATCCCTCTCGTAAGAGGGATGTTTGTGTTGTTGGCAAGCTTACTTGGAAGCAGGCTTGGACAAATCAATCGAGAATTTCGCAAATCCGGATTCCAATACGTTGATGAACTTGATATTGGACAATTTTTCAGCGAATGGTTTCGCGTCAGGAGAAGAAGTGAAGGTAACATTCAGCTTCGCATCTACTGGAGCAAAAGACCAGTTGTTGTCTGCTGCTGGGTCGATATTTTTTTGGTTCAGGATGTAGTCGATTACGATTTGACGGTTTTCATCTGGAGAATCGATTACGATGTTTTTGCCATCCAGACCCGGGAACGCACCGCCGCCGCTTGCACGGTAGTTGTTGGTTACGACGATGAATTTGTCTTCAGGTTTTACTGGTTTGCCGTTATAAGACAGGTTTTTGATGCGGTTTGCATCTTTGTTTGCTACTTTTCCATCTACAGCGTATTTGGATGGCTGTGTAACATCGATTTGATAAGTAACACCGTCGATGACATCAAAGTTGTACGTTGGGAAAGACTCGTTGATGAGTGGTTGCTCATCTGTTTTCTTCGCATCGATTTGGTTGAACTGTCCAGCGGAGCGCTCCAACCATTCTTTCACCGTAGCTCCATCAACCAGAACCGCTTTCAGTGTGTTCGGGTAGATGTACAGGTCAGATACGTTTTTGATGGCGATTGTACCAGCTGGGATATTGGAGTAGTAGCTTACTCCGTTGCGGCCGCCTGCTTTAAATGGTGCACCAGCAGACAGAACTGGAATGCCTTCGTATTCTGTACCCTTCACGTTTTTCTCAACAAACCATTTTTGTGCATTGGTTACGATTTGGATAGATGGGTCATCTTGTACGAGTGCAAAGTAGCTGAAGATCGGGGAAGATGTTTTCCCTACAGCGGAGCGAACCCATTCAACCGTTTTATCGTGATCTTCTTTTACTGCTTCTACGATAGCTTTGTCTGCGTCAGCCAAGGATGCTTTGTTTGCTTTGTCATAGATCGGAACTACTTTTGTAGCAGAATCAGCCACTTTCCATTTTCCGTTTTCTTGTTTCAGCGTCAGGTCGATCACGCCGAGGTGGTTACCCCAGAAGCCAGGCATAACGGCTGGTTTACCGTTGAGCGTTCCTTTTTCTGCATCAATGCCTGGAATTTTATCGAATCCAGGGCCTGGGAATACGGAGTGGGAGTGTCCGAACAGAATCGCATCGATGCCATCTACTTTGCTCAGCTGGTAGCTAGCGTTCTCCAATTGAGGACCACCCTCGATAGGGCCAATTCCGGAGTGAGGAACTGCGATGATGATATCCGCACCTTTTTTCTTCATTTCAGGTACGAATTTGTTGGCAGTTTCCACGATGTCCTTCGCGATTACTTTTCCTTCTAGGTTAGCCTTGTCCCATTGCATAATTTGTGGTGGAACAAAACCGATTACACCTACTTTGAGTTTTACATCTTTGCCGTTCTCATCTTTAAAAGTACGCTCCAGGATTTCGTAAGGAGTGAACATGTTTTTGTCATTGTCAGGGTTTTTGTCCTTGTCGTCTACATAGACGTTGGAGTTTATGTAAGGGAATTTCGCACCTTTCAAGCTGGTGTCCAAGAACTCCAAACCAAAGTTGAACTCGTGGTTACCGATATTGGCAACATCATAGTCCATCAGGTTCATTGCTTTGTAAGCAGGGTGAGTATCTCCAGCTTTCAACGGGTCGATTTTTGCCACGTAGTCGCCCAATGGGTTTCCTTGCAACAAGTCACCGTTGTCGATCAGGATGCTGTTTTTCGCTTCTTCTCTTGCTTTTTTGACCAATGTCGCTGTTTTTGCGAGGCCAAACTCGTCTGTGTTTTTGTCTTGGTAGTAGTCATAGTTAACGATGTTGGTGTGGATATCTGTCGTTTCCAGCAGGCGAAGCTTGAGGACAGAACCTGTTTGCGCGCTTACAGGAGTAAGAGGAAAAGAGAGTGCGCCAACAATCAAAGAAGTGCTGAGGAGAAAAGCGGTCAGCATTTTTTTGTTCGTTTTTTTCATGTTTGAAATGACCTCCATAAGTTTACAATAATGCCAAGCAAAAATAGTTTATCATTAGATTCAAAGGCTGGATAGATGGCGAGATGAAATAGTATGTTAATTTTTTGTATTGACAAAAATAAAAAAATATAACGTCAATCCCTCTTTAGTCGCGTATGTCCCTGTTTCTTTGTGGCAATGATAGGAAGAAAAGCCTATGAAGAAGGGGTTCTAAGTGACTGAGAACAAAAAGTGGATGGTATACGCGACGTGGGGTGTAGCTTTAGCTACAGGCGTCGTAGTCGGTATCCTGTTCGTGGGTAATGACGGAAACGATTCAAGTCTTGCGCGTTTACTAAACCATACAGGCAATGCAGATGTAGTTGCGAGTCCGTCGTACGAGTTGGTTTTAGCTCGCCATTATTTGTGTGGAGTGCGAGATGAAGAGCATGTATCCGTTCGTACCAATCAACTGGCAGACGTCATGGGCAACTATAGTGGATGGGAAATTGTACAAGCAGAACCTGTCAAGTTGACCTTAATGAAGCGAGAGCAGGATATTGCGCCAGCGTGCAAAGAGAATGGACATATCGGAATAGCTGCGGACGGCATGCTTACCCTGTTTCATGGTCTGCCTGCTGAACAAGATGTCGTGCAAACTTTTTATCGAATCGATACTGCGAAAATGGAAGCGAGTCTGCCAAAAGAGGAATGGGAGAATCTGAAACGAGGGATTCGCATTCGGAATTTGGCAGAGTATAACAGTGTATTGTCCACCTATGGCGAATACCAATGGAGTGGCCAATGAAAACAGGTGGACCAAAAGAAATCCCTTTCGAGCCTTTCGTGTAACAAACACGGATTGTACTGGAAAGGGATTTTTATTTTCATTGCTATGGATTCAGTTCAACCCCTATGATTTGCCAGCGTTCCCCCGGGACTTCGCGGCGCAAAAGAAACTTCCATGTTCGTCGAAAATTCCCGCCTTCACGGGCGATGTACGCGAGTCGAACAGGAACCTCTAGCAAGAGAGGACCACGTTCGTCTGAGGGGATGACAATTTCAGAGGTTCGCACAGACTCGATCGCGGACAGTCCTTCTGGAAGTGTGAAGCCATCTGTTGTCATTCGCATCGCATGAGTGTCATGTTCATGCAAAGCGGTGAGGAAGTAGCCGACCAATTCTTCAGGAGACGCCCCTTTTAGTGTAGTGGCAAGTGCTCCCGAGGCTTTGAGAATCATCATGCTGTGACTAGGATCGGGTTCTGAGCGTCGATGGGTAGAACTGCCAAAAAAGTGGATGCAAAAATGCCCCGGAAATTCATTTCCTTTAATCGCACCAGCGCCATGAGGCATTCCGTGCATGGATGCTGCAAAATAAGTACCGTCTACCTCTACCAGAATGGCTCTGCGCTTCCATGACCATTTTCCCTGATAAATGTTTTTCATAATTTGTGTATCCTTGCGCGTCAAGGGTTGAACATCGGCATGGCGACTACCTGCTCTGCGCTGGACATCAAAACGTAGTCCTGTTTCTAAATCAATTACGGTACCGAACTCCATCCGCTTTAACGTTTTTTTCACCTGCTCCCAAGGAATGGCTTGTGCAAAATGGACTGCCTCTACTGACTTGACCATTTCTTCGATCCGCTGGCGAACATCGTGTGCCAACACATAGCGACGAGGCATTTTTTTTTCATAAAGCTGGCCGTCGTGATCATATACATACGTTCGTTTTTTTACGGTCAATGTAGCACGTACCCAGTGCGGGTTATAGGAGGCGACTTCGGTAGCAGAACTCAATATCCGCTTCGCAAATTGCTTTTGATCACGGAAGGACATGGTCGTTTGGAAGGAGGAATCGGGTGACACTGAAACGGTGACCGTGATGTCATTCTTGACTTTGGCAAGCGTAGAGTGCGGCATGGATAGCGCGATTGCGAAAAAGCATATACAAAAAATAAGGACTTTGCTGCGCAAGAACCAACACCTCCACAACTTATCGTTTCAACAATAGGTTTGGCTCATGTGGCGTAAATCTTGGTATCATAACGCCCTTGCGCTTACGCCATACTGATTTCATACGGTGATCGAAGGAGGAGTCTTTAGACCATGTCTACCATGCCTAGAGGTAGCTACAAAGACCAGTTCCATCAGCGTTTGTACGTTCAGTTGAACCAAGGACACAACAAGCTCAATTACCAACAGATCAACAAGATCAAAGAGCACATGCAGAGTGGTGTAGACGAATATGCCCACATGCAGCATGATGTGTCGGATTCACTCGGAATGAACAGACACTAACAGACGCCGTATAACCCGTTCCTTTTATAGGGAGCGGGTTTTTATATATTTTGAACTTGGATACAAAATGGAAATACACGTTCGCTTTTTGGGTGCTTTGTGTTACAGTAGAGAGTAGAATCTTTGCTCACGGAGAGTGGACTATGCGCATTTTAGGAATTGACCCTGGCATTGCGATTGTTGGCTTCGGGGTCGTGGATAAAGAGGGCAGCCAATTGCGTCCCGTCCAATATGGAAGCATTCAGACAGAAGCAGGATTGCCAGTGCCGCTTAGATTAAAACAGATTTTTGAGGCAATGCAGAGCCTTCTGGAAACATATCGTCCCGATGAAATGTCTGTCGAAAAGCTTTTCTTTAATAAAAACGTGACGACGGCATTTACAGTTGGTCAAGCCCGAGGAGTTATTTTGCTTGCGGCAGAGCTGGCTGGTGTGCCGGTCTATGAATACACCCCGATGCAGGTCAAGCAAGCTGTGACTGGATACGGGGGAGCAGAGAAGAAACAAATACAGGAAATGACGAAGCTCCTATTGCGGTTAAAAGAAGTGCCAAAGCCTGACGACGTGGCGGACGCATTGGGCATTGCGATTACGCACGCACAGTTTCGCGCGTTCATTTCCATTTCGGAAGGGGTCAAGAAATGATTGATTTTGTAGAAGGTACACTTAGTTATCTCGATTCGGAATACATAGTTCTCGAAACCGGCGGAATTGGTTATCGACTGTTTTGCCCAAACCCGTACCAATTCGTTCGGTATGAAGGCAGCAAAACCAAATTGTTTACCCACCATCACGTTCGGGAGGATGCAATCTTGTTGTATGGCTTCGCTACCCGTGACGAACGCGATTTGTTCCGCAAACTGCTTGATGTTAGCGGAATCGGTCCAAAGGGTGGATTAGCTATTCTGGCTGCGGCGACGCCTGAGCAGCTGGTGATGGCGGTTCAACAGGAGAATGTTACCTATTTGACGAAATTTCCGGGGATTGGGAAAAAGACGGCCCAGCGCATTATCCTCGATTTGAAGGATAAATTGGTAGGGTACACACCATCTGCGATTTTGACTGTTGCAGCGGGTGATTTGACAGCAGGCGAACAAGCTGTGTCTGCACTGAACGAAGCACTCGATGCGTTGACTGCACTGGGTTACTCTGATGGTGAACTGCAAAAAATCAGAAACACGCTGTCTGAGAAATCAAAAGAGGGCGATGGTGTAGAAAAGCTCATCAAACAAGGGCTTGCGTTGCTCATGAGGGGGTAGGATTTTGGATTCTCGGATCATCACGACGCATATGAATTGGGAAGAAGATGCGGCGGAGCTGAGCCTCCGTCCTCGTTATTTAAACGAATACATCGGTCAGCAGCATGTGAAGGAAAACTTGAAAATCTTTATTGAAGCGGCCAAGATGCGGAAAGAGTCATTGGATCACGTACTGCTGTACGGTCCGCCTG
This genomic stretch from Brevibacillus brevis harbors:
- a CDS encoding phosphotransferase gives rise to the protein MNKGILSTIEKAFRCQIYGVKPKRNVNLLKTDRGHWILKGYKQVEKAVWVTELADALHQKGFHHTVQYVANQEGTKIFAFEDRHYTIMKMIDGHEADNASLFDVKKTAETLARFHVAAQGFPIAHSYAYEGKPPLLDKWESRLEYFERLMWSIEQKGPQSKLEQLISQQADHVLRDGKELLESAYKLPLTPEMFLAMERGTLAHRDVASHNFLLTERGNCYLIDLDTVGHDLQLVDLVQLMSRMLLMQEYRMDSFVEAMEAYSNVNYLSDTQIWAVHQLLRYPDNFLREVTGLYSQRPGYHMRGVMQLIQMEGKVMANRQRFLNDGERIFSRSPWGHYHFVG
- a CDS encoding bifunctional 2',3'-cyclic-nucleotide 2'-phosphodiesterase/3'-nucleotidase, with the protein product MKKTNKKMLTAFLLSTSLIVGALSFPLTPVSAQTGSVLKLRLLETTDIHTNIVNYDYYQDKNTDEFGLAKTATLVKKAREEAKNSILIDNGDLLQGNPLGDYVAKIDPLKAGDTHPAYKAMNLMDYDVANIGNHEFNFGLEFLDTSLKGAKFPYINSNVYVDDKDKNPDNDKNMFTPYEILERTFKDENGKDVKLKVGVIGFVPPQIMQWDKANLEGKVIAKDIVETANKFVPEMKKKGADIIIAVPHSGIGPIEGGPQLENASYQLSKVDGIDAILFGHSHSVFPGPGFDKIPGIDAEKGTLNGKPAVMPGFWGNHLGVIDLTLKQENGKWKVADSATKVVPIYDKANKASLADADKAIVEAVKEDHDKTVEWVRSAVGKTSSPIFSYFALVQDDPSIQIVTNAQKWFVEKNVKGTEYEGIPVLSAGAPFKAGGRNGVSYYSNIPAGTIAIKNVSDLYIYPNTLKAVLVDGATVKEWLERSAGQFNQIDAKKTDEQPLINESFPTYNFDVIDGVTYQIDVTQPSKYAVDGKVANKDANRIKNLSYNGKPVKPEDKFIVVTNNYRASGGGAFPGLDGKNIVIDSPDENRQIVIDYILNQKNIDPAADNNWSFAPVDAKLNVTFTSSPDAKPFAEKLSNIKFINVLESGFAKFSIDLSKPASK
- a CDS encoding BofC C-terminal domain-containing protein; this encodes MTENKKWMVYATWGVALATGVVVGILFVGNDGNDSSLARLLNHTGNADVVASPSYELVLARHYLCGVRDEEHVSVRTNQLADVMGNYSGWEIVQAEPVKLTLMKREQDIAPACKENGHIGIAADGMLTLFHGLPAEQDVVQTFYRIDTAKMEASLPKEEWENLKRGIRIRNLAEYNSVLSTYGEYQWSGQ
- the ruvC gene encoding crossover junction endodeoxyribonuclease RuvC; translation: MRILGIDPGIAIVGFGVVDKEGSQLRPVQYGSIQTEAGLPVPLRLKQIFEAMQSLLETYRPDEMSVEKLFFNKNVTTAFTVGQARGVILLAAELAGVPVYEYTPMQVKQAVTGYGGAEKKQIQEMTKLLLRLKEVPKPDDVADALGIAITHAQFRAFISISEGVKK
- the ruvA gene encoding Holliday junction branch migration protein RuvA; the protein is MIDFVEGTLSYLDSEYIVLETGGIGYRLFCPNPYQFVRYEGSKTKLFTHHHVREDAILLYGFATRDERDLFRKLLDVSGIGPKGGLAILAAATPEQLVMAVQQENVTYLTKFPGIGKKTAQRIILDLKDKLVGYTPSAILTVAAGDLTAGEQAVSALNEALDALTALGYSDGELQKIRNTLSEKSKEGDGVEKLIKQGLALLMRG